In one window of Pseudodesulfovibrio sediminis DNA:
- a CDS encoding phage capsid protein produces the protein MSTTVSNGFVTQYVEMVHQAYQAHGSKMRQTVRLQTEVEGSKCVFQKVGKGAAGKKTRHGNVPLMNLNHSNVSCTLSDWYAAEYIDKLDELKDKSDEKQVAADAGAWALGRKIDELIITKLDGATNVVAEAATGLTKDKILQAFGTLNANDVPDDGNRFAVVGPHQWNELLNIQEFKSSDYAGDQYAWLKGTESRTWLGITWMFHTGLPVEDGIRKCFVYHRNAAGLAEGQKIQAFVDWVPEKAAHLVDHMLSAGACLIDGDGIVEIQCDDDAVIL, from the coding sequence ATGTCCACAACTGTCAGCAATGGTTTTGTAACCCAATATGTTGAGATGGTGCACCAGGCGTATCAGGCCCATGGCTCCAAAATGCGTCAGACCGTCCGGCTCCAGACCGAAGTCGAAGGCTCCAAGTGCGTCTTCCAGAAGGTCGGCAAGGGCGCGGCAGGCAAAAAGACCCGTCACGGTAATGTGCCGCTCATGAACCTCAACCACTCGAATGTCTCCTGTACTCTCTCTGACTGGTACGCCGCCGAGTACATCGACAAACTCGACGAACTCAAGGACAAGAGCGACGAAAAACAGGTGGCCGCCGATGCTGGAGCCTGGGCGCTCGGACGCAAGATCGACGAACTCATCATCACCAAGCTCGACGGAGCCACCAACGTGGTCGCCGAAGCCGCCACCGGCCTGACCAAGGACAAGATCCTCCAGGCATTCGGTACCCTCAACGCCAACGACGTACCTGATGACGGCAATCGCTTTGCCGTGGTCGGCCCCCACCAATGGAATGAGCTGCTCAACATCCAGGAGTTCAAATCCAGCGACTACGCAGGCGACCAGTATGCCTGGCTCAAAGGCACCGAATCCCGCACCTGGTTGGGCATCACCTGGATGTTCCACACCGGACTGCCTGTCGAGGACGGCATCCGCAAGTGTTTTGTTTACCACCGCAACGCCGCGGGTCTGGCCGAAGGCCAGAAAATCCAGGCGTTCGTCGACTGGGTGCCGGAAAAGGCCGCCCACTTGGTGGACCACATGCTCAGCGCAGGGGCCTGCCTCATCGACGGCGACGGCATTGTTGAAATCCAGTGCGACGACGATGCAGTCATCCTCTAA
- a CDS encoding MBL fold metallo-hydrolase, translating into MELTFLVDNSSRTGTMFLAEPALSMFIQDEGKDILFDAGYSDAFLKNAQRKGIDLLHLNWVALSHGHFDHTWGLDVLIRYYYEAATHKMPHSWPKMLAHPKVFASRNRKDALQTGMLLAEDKLASQFAMTISSEPYWLTEKLVFLGEVERVVDFEPVASIGERMEPGGPVPDNIPDDTGLAYVSDKGLVVIAGCAHVGICNTIEKAKKVTGIDEVNTVLGGFHLQEAKPERLDPTTDYLAALNLEKLYACHCTDLAAKIALARKCPVLEAGSGLTLEF; encoded by the coding sequence ATGGAACTTACTTTTCTGGTTGATAACTCATCTCGCACCGGCACGATGTTTCTGGCCGAACCGGCCTTGTCCATGTTCATTCAGGACGAGGGTAAGGATATTCTCTTTGACGCGGGGTACTCGGATGCTTTTCTGAAGAACGCCCAACGCAAGGGAATTGACCTGCTCCATCTGAATTGGGTCGCGCTTTCCCATGGTCACTTTGATCATACCTGGGGGCTGGACGTACTCATTCGTTATTATTATGAGGCCGCTACGCACAAAATGCCGCACTCCTGGCCCAAGATGCTGGCGCACCCCAAGGTGTTTGCCTCCAGAAATCGCAAGGATGCCTTGCAGACCGGTATGCTCCTTGCCGAGGACAAGCTGGCCAGTCAGTTCGCCATGACCATCAGCTCAGAGCCTTATTGGCTGACAGAGAAACTGGTCTTTCTGGGTGAGGTTGAGCGTGTAGTGGACTTTGAGCCTGTGGCCTCCATCGGTGAACGCATGGAGCCGGGAGGACCGGTTCCGGATAACATCCCTGATGATACGGGGCTGGCCTATGTCTCGGACAAGGGGCTTGTGGTCATTGCCGGGTGCGCGCATGTGGGCATCTGCAACACCATTGAGAAAGCCAAAAAGGTTACGGGCATTGATGAGGTCAACACTGTGCTCGGCGGTTTCCACCTGCAGGAGGCCAAACCTGAACGCCTCGATCCGACCACGGATTATCTGGCCGCGCTCAATCTCGAGAAGCTGTACGCCTGTCATTGTACGGATCTGGCTGCCAAGATCGCCCTGGCCCGGAAATGTCCGGTTTTGGAAGCAGGATCAGGGCTGACATTGGAATTTTGA
- a CDS encoding thermonuclease family protein, producing MEPPELPLEWVDKIPYALAMTLRKILFLFTLVAILAFLPMQVKAQNVNFIKIIDGDSLLVEAGGRSLEVRLIGVDAPEFRQEYGREAKEFSLRFCFGQKLRLEFDKDLLDRYGRVLAYVYKGDEMLNQAIIKAGLAIAVNVKPNSRYYSRFKATEKQARKNKHGFWLKGGLDMTPAQWRRKNKKRK from the coding sequence ATGGAGCCTCCTGAGTTGCCACTGGAATGGGTAGACAAAATACCCTATGCTCTTGCCATGACACTCCGCAAGATCCTATTCCTTTTTACCCTCGTGGCGATACTGGCTTTCCTGCCAATGCAGGTCAAGGCCCAGAACGTCAATTTCATCAAGATCATAGATGGCGACTCCCTGCTCGTCGAAGCCGGGGGCCGATCTCTCGAAGTCCGGCTCATCGGGGTGGACGCACCGGAATTCCGACAGGAATACGGACGCGAAGCCAAGGAGTTCTCCCTGCGATTCTGCTTTGGACAGAAGCTGCGCCTTGAATTCGACAAGGACCTGCTCGATCGATACGGTCGCGTGCTTGCCTACGTCTACAAGGGTGACGAAATGCTCAACCAGGCAATCATCAAGGCCGGCCTCGCCATTGCGGTCAATGTCAAGCCCAACTCCAGGTATTACTCTCGGTTCAAGGCGACCGAAAAACAGGCCAGAAAGAACAAACACGGTTTCTGGCTCAAAGGGGGCCTCGACATGACCCCGGCCCAGTGGCGCAGGAAGAACAAAAAGAGGAAATGA
- a CDS encoding TrmH family RNA methyltransferase produces MQNNDRNKKDGKIYVVGNKPVKELLLESPQKVDFVAFRKGRRDAAMEEIIELCRVQKVPHKSVTPQDLDYMYRGNHQGIAARCAALEYTPLTQLLEDAAEAPVPLIVALDQVQDTGNVGVLARTVYALGGAGLIVCQHHGAYLGAGAVRSSAGALTKLPVAKAGNLATAMKDAINYDYTLYAARMSSDSQDIYKAKLQAPAVLILGNEEKGIRPGVAKLCHESLHIPFLREFDSLNVAQAGAIIMAEFAKALG; encoded by the coding sequence ATGCAAAACAATGACCGGAATAAAAAAGACGGGAAAATTTACGTAGTTGGGAACAAGCCGGTCAAAGAACTGTTGTTGGAAAGCCCACAGAAAGTCGACTTTGTCGCCTTCCGCAAGGGACGCCGTGATGCGGCCATGGAAGAAATAATCGAATTGTGTCGGGTACAGAAAGTGCCGCATAAATCCGTGACGCCTCAGGATCTCGACTATATGTATCGTGGAAACCATCAAGGCATTGCCGCCCGTTGCGCTGCCCTTGAGTACACGCCGCTGACCCAATTGCTTGAGGACGCGGCCGAGGCTCCGGTGCCCCTTATTGTGGCACTCGATCAGGTTCAGGATACCGGCAATGTGGGCGTGCTCGCCCGGACCGTGTATGCGCTTGGCGGGGCAGGACTCATTGTCTGTCAGCATCACGGAGCCTACCTCGGTGCCGGCGCTGTCCGCTCCTCGGCCGGTGCGCTCACCAAGCTGCCCGTGGCCAAGGCCGGTAACCTCGCCACGGCCATGAAAGACGCCATCAATTACGATTATACTCTGTATGCCGCTCGCATGAGCTCGGATTCACAGGATATCTACAAAGCCAAACTGCAAGCACCCGCCGTGCTTATTCTCGGCAATGAAGAAAAAGGGATCCGTCCCGGCGTGGCAAAGCTCTGCCATGAATCCCTGCATATTCCGTTTTTGCGGGAGTTTGACTCGCTCAACGTGGCTCAGGCCGGAGCCATCATCATGGCCGAATTCGCCAAGGCGCTTGGGTAG
- a CDS encoding LysM peptidoglycan-binding domain-containing protein, which yields MKVFKYVYLFALTILVASFAVGCTTTSKNTPVASAPPVVVEEEVPIVAESQVPEDGEALDPEIEATPEVTPEEDLTQAEQAVLNARFGLLFDLPPHETKDVELFFTYYNHKARKTMVRWLERSQPFLPYVRRVFTQYGLPQDLVLLPFVESGYNVQAYSWAGAGGMWQFMKGTGRLYGLKSDWWIDERRDPFKSTDAAARHLRDLYEQFGDWYLALAAYNAGSGKISRALKSAKCDDFFELTERNRKLSRRIRLKTETKHYVPKFIAISKIFQNLDTLGFEPVSWDMEEEVIPVKVPGGTDLLALARAGGLSWSEFHKYNPAFRRQVSPPHMEAAAYLPVEKADKMIAYLANPGSRPYAGYTRYRIRSGDSWWRISRRYNVPTSVLKKVNNTRSNTLRPGHYVMIPGNSSGRSVAAGSSTRSSSTAKTRAIAVQRGNYKVRSGDTLWSISQRFGTTVNTLKRANGLHSNRLKLGQKLYIPNSSSKATKAAAKKAGQVKAQLVHYKVRRGDNLISISRKFGVKVSDLQRWNSLNSRGTIYAGQKLKVYVQ from the coding sequence TTGAAAGTATTCAAATATGTATATTTATTCGCTTTGACCATTTTGGTTGCGAGTTTCGCGGTCGGTTGTACAACCACGTCAAAAAACACGCCGGTTGCATCAGCCCCGCCTGTAGTGGTGGAGGAAGAAGTCCCGATTGTGGCTGAGAGTCAGGTCCCGGAGGATGGCGAAGCGCTTGATCCCGAGATCGAGGCCACCCCGGAGGTGACCCCGGAAGAGGATCTGACTCAGGCGGAACAAGCGGTTTTGAATGCGCGCTTTGGTCTGCTTTTCGACCTGCCGCCGCATGAAACCAAGGATGTCGAACTCTTCTTTACCTACTACAACCACAAAGCTCGCAAAACAATGGTGCGTTGGTTGGAACGGTCACAACCTTTTCTCCCCTATGTACGCCGCGTGTTCACGCAGTACGGCCTGCCGCAGGACCTGGTCCTGCTGCCTTTTGTCGAGTCCGGCTACAATGTCCAGGCCTACTCCTGGGCCGGCGCCGGTGGCATGTGGCAGTTCATGAAAGGCACGGGACGGCTCTACGGCCTCAAATCAGACTGGTGGATCGACGAACGGCGCGACCCCTTCAAGTCCACAGACGCAGCCGCCCGCCATCTGCGTGATCTGTACGAGCAGTTCGGCGACTGGTATCTCGCCCTGGCCGCGTACAATGCCGGCTCAGGCAAGATTTCCCGCGCGTTGAAATCCGCCAAGTGCGATGATTTCTTTGAACTGACCGAGCGCAACCGCAAACTTTCCCGACGCATTCGTCTCAAGACAGAGACCAAGCACTACGTCCCCAAATTCATCGCCATCTCCAAGATTTTCCAGAACCTTGATACGCTGGGCTTTGAACCGGTGTCCTGGGATATGGAAGAGGAAGTGATTCCGGTCAAGGTGCCGGGTGGTACGGACCTCCTTGCCCTGGCCCGTGCCGGTGGCTTGAGCTGGAGCGAATTCCACAAGTACAACCCGGCGTTCCGTCGTCAGGTCAGCCCGCCGCACATGGAAGCGGCAGCCTATCTGCCAGTGGAAAAAGCCGACAAAATGATCGCCTATCTGGCCAATCCCGGCTCCAGGCCGTATGCCGGATACACTCGCTACCGGATTCGCTCTGGCGACTCCTGGTGGCGTATCTCACGGCGTTACAACGTGCCAACCTCCGTACTGAAAAAAGTAAACAACACACGATCCAATACGCTGCGCCCCGGTCATTACGTGATGATCCCCGGCAATTCTTCCGGCCGTTCCGTGGCAGCCGGGTCCTCGACCCGCTCCTCTTCCACTGCCAAGACCCGCGCCATTGCCGTTCAACGCGGTAATTACAAGGTCCGGTCCGGTGACACGCTGTGGTCCATCTCCCAGCGGTTCGGCACCACCGTCAATACGCTGAAACGAGCCAACGGACTGCATTCCAACCGCCTCAAACTCGGCCAGAAGCTCTACATTCCCAACAGCTCCAGCAAGGCCACCAAGGCGGCTGCCAAAAAGGCCGGACAGGTCAAGGCCCAGCTCGTACACTACAAGGTGCGGCGCGGTGACAATCTAATCTCCATCTCCCGCAAGTTCGGCGTCAAGGTCTCCGACCTGCAACGCTGGAACTCCCTCAACTCCCGAGGAACCATCTACGCAGGCCAGAAACTCAAGGTCTACGTCCAGTAA
- a CDS encoding HD-GYP domain-containing protein gives MLYTASGQKFTSQHLHFLEKNGIKDIYIQGSEKQQYQRYVEQNLGKILMDESMPLESRTKAFYEASTMVMQDVFDKKLPSGMRARHFDRITDIVKNSINFLSVDNSLSALGPFISHDYKTYTHCMHVFVYSVAVFHTYDMGDQEIFEYGLGALLHDVGKAKIPKRILNKRGPLTQAEREIIKEHPVHGVSMCAHLPMTQNTVNCILFHHEKIDGSGYPSGLRNDSLPSPVRIVSLADIYDALTSQRPYAEAMEPYEALSLIRDDMRDNVDMNVFKRFVAVLSGADML, from the coding sequence GTGCTCTATACCGCTTCGGGCCAGAAGTTCACCTCCCAGCATCTCCACTTCCTCGAAAAGAACGGCATCAAGGATATTTATATCCAGGGTTCTGAAAAACAGCAGTACCAGCGATACGTTGAGCAGAACCTCGGCAAGATTCTCATGGATGAGTCCATGCCTCTGGAAAGCCGCACCAAGGCGTTTTACGAGGCCTCCACCATGGTCATGCAGGATGTGTTCGACAAGAAGCTCCCCAGCGGAATGCGCGCTCGTCATTTTGATCGCATCACTGATATCGTCAAGAATTCCATAAATTTTCTGTCAGTGGATAACAGCCTGTCCGCCCTGGGGCCGTTCATCTCCCATGACTATAAGACCTATACCCACTGCATGCATGTCTTCGTGTATTCCGTGGCGGTGTTCCATACCTACGACATGGGGGATCAGGAAATATTCGAGTACGGGCTGGGCGCTCTGCTGCACGATGTCGGCAAAGCCAAAATTCCCAAACGGATTCTGAATAAGCGGGGACCGCTGACGCAGGCCGAACGGGAGATAATCAAGGAACACCCTGTTCACGGTGTTTCCATGTGCGCACACCTGCCCATGACCCAGAATACCGTCAACTGCATTCTCTTCCACCACGAAAAGATTGATGGCTCCGGCTATCCGTCCGGACTCAGGAACGACAGCCTTCCCAGTCCGGTTCGTATCGTTTCCCTGGCCGATATCTATGACGCTTTGACTTCCCAGCGTCCCTATGCTGAAGCCATGGAGCCTTATGAGGCGCTTTCTCTTATCCGCGACGATATGCGCGACAATGTCGACATGAACGTTTTCAAGCGATTTGTAGCGGTGCTCAGCGGCGCAGACATGCTCTAG
- a CDS encoding response regulator codes for MSRVLIIDDDPAVNELMTIHLTGCGHTVLNAGDGPSGMDSFLSKHPDIVLLDLQISGTDGSALLPELVARIGDVPIVITAGNSAIKDVVWAMSHGAWDFLVKDQEVLSGLDESLERVARRIAKQEKEKCAQAKTFLKTQLDLIQTIIDSAPNQVFYKDVQGRYLGCNKAFEKFINIPKEAFIGKRAKECLPEEESVLYERMDQKLLKQGGVQEYSTVTHLGGKKRNVLIKKSLYNDLEGKTAGIVGVVTDITDSLETKKALIKSERRYSRVFESTGAATIIIEENSIISKANRQFANLYGANLKYIEGIISWTEFVAEEDLPRVLEYYQKRRLSKDKSRVACEFRFITKAGQKRHVHFQLDVLPDSTQSIVSMLDITERIRSENDLKQSLDKIQVIERNTRVGTGLIVDNVIQRINKRGAAILGYTQEELVGADGSMLFPSLQKYQSMRRRSLFALSTKGEHQTEFLIKRPDGSTVRVRVFAKAMNPDDLGQGIIWTISDITQRRHNQSVINLLYEISNAISFTSDLDELYGRIHAILNDHIKTRNFFIGLLDKDRVNLEFTYFEDERDDFKGKVINIYDADTASKSVEVIRSGQPLVVGDKNVHEKDFTDQGIRFMTQSDFMRMKGVKVTCPVGSSSIIWIGVPLKIRGDVVGIMAVQSYSDFLAFSGRDVTMLVALSEQIALAIERKEFELHLRKAKELAETANQSKNEFLANMSHEVRTPLNGVLGMLQLIRRTDLTEEQIDYVETALASGQTLLSIINDILDFSKIEAGRIEIIKEPFSPAALVHDILDAFKSPASDKGVELLCSVSPEVPSILIGGKSRIKQILFNLVGNGLKFTDTGRVCVHIHPLNLDMEQGRMRILFAIEDTGIGIPDDMVDHVFEPFTQVDGSSIRRHQGTGLGLGIVKRLTELLGGSLTIESEMGKGTTVFLSMVLLVGGVHRAIENHAATTKSAQSGLKLLVVEDNRINRHMAVSMLGKLGHVTKTACNGQEAIELLQNHVFDAVFMDIQMPGMNGVEATEIIRASDPESTLNPYIPIIAMTAHAMVGDRDAFLGSGMTDYIAKPVEMEKIEEALARLFPG; via the coding sequence GTGTCGCGTGTACTCATCATCGACGATGACCCGGCTGTAAATGAGTTGATGACCATCCACCTGACCGGGTGCGGGCATACTGTGCTCAATGCGGGAGACGGCCCTTCAGGCATGGATTCTTTCCTTTCGAAACATCCTGATATCGTCCTGTTGGATCTTCAGATATCCGGTACGGACGGCTCTGCCCTGTTGCCGGAACTGGTCGCCCGGATTGGGGACGTACCGATTGTCATCACTGCCGGAAACAGCGCGATCAAGGACGTGGTCTGGGCCATGAGTCATGGAGCCTGGGATTTCCTTGTGAAGGATCAGGAGGTGCTCTCTGGACTGGATGAGTCCCTTGAGAGGGTAGCCCGGAGGATCGCGAAACAGGAGAAGGAGAAGTGTGCCCAGGCAAAGACGTTTCTCAAGACACAGTTGGACCTTATCCAGACCATTATCGACTCCGCTCCCAATCAGGTCTTTTACAAGGATGTTCAGGGTCGATACCTCGGCTGCAACAAGGCCTTTGAAAAATTCATCAACATCCCCAAAGAAGCGTTTATCGGTAAGCGGGCCAAAGAATGCCTGCCCGAGGAGGAGAGTGTCCTGTATGAGCGCATGGACCAGAAGCTCCTGAAGCAGGGGGGGGTGCAGGAATATTCAACGGTTACCCATCTGGGGGGAAAGAAGCGCAATGTCCTGATCAAGAAGAGCCTCTACAACGACCTGGAGGGGAAAACCGCAGGCATTGTGGGTGTGGTCACAGATATAACCGACAGTCTGGAGACGAAGAAGGCGCTTATCAAGAGCGAAAGACGGTACAGCAGGGTGTTCGAGTCCACTGGAGCGGCCACCATAATCATTGAAGAAAATTCCATTATTTCCAAGGCCAACAGGCAATTTGCCAATCTGTATGGTGCCAACCTCAAATATATCGAAGGCATCATCTCCTGGACGGAGTTTGTGGCGGAAGAGGATTTGCCGCGGGTCCTTGAATATTATCAGAAACGCCGGCTCAGCAAGGACAAAAGTCGTGTCGCGTGCGAGTTTCGTTTCATTACAAAGGCGGGACAGAAGCGGCACGTTCATTTTCAGTTGGATGTGCTGCCTGATAGCACGCAGTCCATTGTTTCCATGCTCGATATCACGGAAAGGATACGGTCTGAAAACGATCTCAAGCAATCCCTGGATAAAATCCAGGTCATCGAACGCAACACCCGTGTGGGCACAGGGCTTATCGTCGACAATGTCATTCAGCGCATCAACAAACGTGGAGCCGCGATCCTGGGGTATACGCAGGAAGAACTCGTGGGCGCGGATGGTTCCATGCTTTTCCCGTCTCTCCAGAAGTATCAGAGCATGCGACGCAGAAGCTTGTTCGCCCTCTCAACCAAAGGCGAACATCAGACCGAATTCCTGATCAAACGACCGGACGGCTCCACGGTCAGGGTCAGGGTCTTTGCCAAGGCCATGAACCCCGATGACCTCGGCCAGGGGATAATCTGGACGATCTCCGATATCACCCAGCGGCGACACAATCAGTCCGTGATAAACCTGCTGTACGAAATTTCAAACGCCATCAGCTTCACCTCTGATCTTGATGAGCTGTACGGACGTATTCACGCCATCCTCAATGATCACATCAAGACCCGAAATTTCTTTATCGGTCTGCTCGATAAGGACCGGGTCAATCTGGAGTTCACGTATTTCGAGGACGAGAGGGATGATTTCAAGGGCAAAGTGATCAATATCTACGATGCAGACACGGCCAGTAAATCCGTGGAAGTCATACGGTCCGGTCAGCCGCTCGTCGTTGGCGACAAGAATGTGCATGAGAAGGATTTTACCGATCAAGGCATACGATTCATGACCCAGTCGGACTTCATGCGCATGAAGGGCGTAAAAGTCACGTGTCCGGTTGGCTCAAGTTCAATCATCTGGATAGGTGTCCCCCTGAAGATACGAGGCGATGTGGTTGGCATCATGGCGGTTCAATCCTATTCAGATTTCCTGGCGTTCAGCGGGCGTGACGTCACCATGCTGGTCGCCCTGTCTGAGCAGATCGCCCTGGCCATCGAACGCAAGGAGTTTGAGCTGCATCTGAGAAAGGCCAAGGAGCTGGCAGAGACCGCCAACCAGTCGAAGAACGAATTTCTTGCCAACATGAGCCACGAGGTCAGGACCCCCCTGAACGGTGTGCTGGGCATGTTGCAACTGATCCGGCGGACCGATCTCACGGAAGAGCAGATCGACTATGTCGAGACCGCCCTTGCTTCCGGCCAGACGCTGCTTTCCATCATCAACGATATCCTTGATTTTTCCAAGATCGAGGCGGGCCGGATTGAAATCATAAAAGAACCCTTCAGTCCGGCAGCCCTTGTTCACGATATCCTTGACGCCTTCAAGAGCCCTGCCTCGGATAAGGGCGTCGAACTGCTCTGCTCTGTCAGCCCGGAAGTGCCTTCCATTCTCATTGGCGGTAAAAGCCGGATCAAGCAGATTCTGTTCAATCTGGTGGGAAATGGACTCAAGTTTACCGACACAGGGCGTGTCTGTGTCCATATTCATCCGCTGAATCTGGACATGGAGCAGGGAAGGATGCGTATTCTGTTTGCCATTGAAGACACAGGGATCGGGATACCTGACGATATGGTCGACCATGTGTTTGAGCCTTTTACCCAGGTGGATGGCTCTTCCATTCGGCGGCATCAGGGTACAGGGCTTGGGCTTGGTATCGTCAAGCGGCTGACCGAACTCCTTGGCGGCTCGCTGACCATTGAAAGCGAGATGGGAAAAGGCACCACCGTGTTTTTGTCCATGGTGTTGCTTGTGGGAGGCGTTCACCGGGCAATCGAAAATCATGCGGCTACCACCAAATCGGCTCAGAGTGGGCTCAAGCTGCTGGTGGTGGAAGACAACCGGATTAACCGGCATATGGCGGTAAGCATGCTCGGCAAACTGGGGCATGTAACCAAAACCGCCTGCAACGGACAGGAAGCGATCGAGCTGTTGCAGAATCATGTCTTTGATGCGGTGTTCATGGATATTCAGATGCCCGGCATGAACGGGGTTGAAGCCACGGAAATCATCCGGGCCTCTGATCCTGAATCAACCCTGAACCCCTATATCCCCATCATTGCCATGACCGCCCATGCCATGGTCGGTGACAGGGATGCCTTTTTGGGCAGCGGAATGACCGACTACATAGCCAAGCCGGTTGAGATGGAGAAAATCGAAGAAGCCCTGGCGCGTCTTTTTCCGGGATAG
- a CDS encoding substrate-binding periplasmic protein, producing the protein MKTTIAAALFILILLTSQAQAQEPLVFAADRDYAPYSMIIDGRQAGIDMEVLMEAAHRAQLQIKFQFTSWEELLDMVKEGEIDGAVSLFASTEREKTAIYMDAIPLHYSSYALFTKVGQTFTFKTYSDLKGKIIGKVAGIDLGDEFSAARTAGTMDVKEYPDIASVIEGVLSGELDAFAGNLDVTFWRLKEMGMTSSIVSLPKQILSDKPAYAVLSRTGAVEDKSLVIQKLERAMQEMRRDGTYNKIARRYLFRF; encoded by the coding sequence ATGAAAACGACGATAGCTGCCGCTCTCTTTATTTTGATACTGCTCACATCCCAAGCGCAGGCACAGGAGCCACTGGTTTTTGCTGCCGACCGGGACTACGCCCCCTACTCGATGATCATTGACGGCCGTCAGGCAGGTATTGATATGGAGGTCCTCATGGAAGCGGCCCACCGTGCACAGTTGCAGATCAAATTCCAATTCACATCCTGGGAAGAGTTGCTGGACATGGTGAAAGAAGGTGAAATTGATGGTGCCGTGTCCCTCTTTGCAAGCACGGAACGGGAAAAGACCGCTATCTACATGGACGCCATACCGCTACACTACAGCAGTTACGCCCTGTTCACCAAGGTGGGGCAGACCTTCACCTTCAAGACCTACAGCGACCTCAAGGGCAAGATCATCGGCAAGGTTGCCGGGATCGACCTCGGCGATGAATTCAGTGCCGCACGGACAGCCGGGACCATGGATGTCAAGGAATACCCGGATATCGCCAGCGTGATCGAAGGAGTGCTGTCCGGGGAGCTGGACGCCTTTGCAGGCAACCTCGACGTCACATTCTGGCGCTTGAAAGAAATGGGAATGACCAGCTCCATCGTCTCCCTGCCGAAACAAATCCTATCCGACAAACCGGCCTATGCGGTCCTTTCGCGTACAGGTGCCGTTGAAGACAAAAGCCTGGTCATCCAGAAACTGGAACGGGCCATGCAGGAAATGCGCAGGGATGGCACCTACAACAAGATAGCCAGACGGTACCTGTTCCGTTTTTAA